From a single Helicoverpa armigera isolate CAAS_96S chromosome 7, ASM3070526v1, whole genome shotgun sequence genomic region:
- the LOC110372649 gene encoding uncharacterized protein LOC110372649 encodes MVVWMDSLPYPVHWNKDVLSFVHLSYQPPITSSMANVKKVEPNPKVENKKCDQKRTMLAIINTIKPMLFVEYLYGIHRFYFIKGQLRPPNWIMRAYAIMHTGAFLILFFAFLNFPAVFSGSMKIVEIMDEFPPIVVLIEIMSSTIIATFLVNTVNISIFIKLAVIDAKLQAESVSDFYKKSRFETYVLLLALSVSHFINSVIDFVTADDITIKGMIVLPLYFVQKLETFTFCKYMYMVKRRLTIVNDYLRAFVEEQEKNIANIFTVTNNKVEKKREVNFIGRASESNTKIRDLATMYDIIGKICHMINKVFNFQIFMTLVSTFTYVVITIWTSLYYYRKPGSNLGELINTAVWCCSAIYTVGIMSVSCERLILVRNETRVLVNKVIMNYDLPKTMRVQAKAFMELVEAWPLRIYIYDMFSVDITLMLKFISVATTYLIVIIQISHFV; translated from the coding sequence ATGGTAGTGTGGATGGATTCACTTCCTTATCCGGTACATTGGAACAAAGACGTATTGAGTTTTGTACATCTATCGTATCAACCACCAATCACCAGCTCGATGGCGAACGTAAAAAAAGTAGAACCCAACCCAAAAGTTGAAAACAAAAAGTGTGACCAAAAAAGGACAATGTTAGCCataataaacacaataaaaccGATGTTATTTGTTGAATACCTTTATGGAATACACAGATTCTATTTTATCAAAGGACAGCTTCGACCACCCAATTGGATAATGAGAGCATACGCCATTATGCACACTGGAGCCTTTCTGATATTGTTCTTCGCATTTTTAAATTTTCCCGCTGTTTTTTCAGGTTCTATGAAAATTGTGGAAATCATGGACGAGTTCCCCCCAATCGTGGTCCTTATTGAAATTATGTCTTCTACAATAATAGCTACTTTTCTTGTTAACACAGTAAACATAAGCATTTTTATTAAGCTCGCTGTTATAGACGCCAAGCTGCAAGCGGAATCTGTGTccgatttctataaaaaatcacgttttgaaACGTATGTGCTATTACTTGCTCTGAGTGTCAGCCATTTTATAAACAGTGTTATAGACTTTGTAACAGCAGACGACATTACAATTAAGGGGATGATTGTCTTACCTCTGTATTTCGTACAGAAACTCGAAACATttactttttgtaaatatatgtatatggtaAAGAGAAGACTAACAATTGTTAACGACTATTTAAGAGCGTTTGTGGAAGAACAAGAGAAGAACATCGCAAATATTTTCACTGTCACAAACAACAAAGTCGAGAAAAAACGAgaagttaattttattggtCGAGCATCGGAAAGCAACACCAAAATACGTGACTTAGCAACAATGTACGACATTATCGGGAAGATTTGTCACATGATCAACAAAGTGTTTAATTTTCAGATTTTCATGACTCTTGTATCGACGTTTACGTATGTAGTTATTACTATATGGACATCTCTGTACTACTACCGCAAGCCTGGCAGTAATTTAGGAGAATTGATCAACACTGCAGTTTGGTGTTGCAGTGCAATATACACTGTTGGTATCATGTCAGTTTCTTGTGAGCGATTGATTCTGGTACGGAACGAGACTAGGGTACTAGTGAACAAGGTTATAATGAACTATGATCTGCCAAAGACGATGAGAGTGCAAGCTAAGGCGTTCATGGAACTCGTGGAGGCCTGGCCGCTACGTATCTATATTTACGATATGTTTTCAGTAGACATCACGTTAATGTTAAAGTTCATAAGTGTTGCAACAACTTACCTTATTGTCATTATTCAAATATCACATTTTGTGTGA
- the LOC135117155 gene encoding uncharacterized protein LOC135117155 — MEPIDKTEIRNRAAKILHTLKPITIFENLYGIFKFNLVNGVLRPPNWKLKTVAVIYMSIFCYLYVVKHYSDQFVESTTKWSREYIMKQVPAWFVLIQYVVSCLKATFPDKSKSDIHIIKTFAELDCLLHFETLNRFYAKSRSRTNILVLFLLIYHLLNFVLDIFSDYDYPRVFLEAHIYLVQKLQIVGFFRLMSMVTQRLDIINGCLNKFILEQERANTTVFSITERQKRMKDKFNFIGHPSESNVQIRNLALMYNIIGKQCCMINELHNFKFFMILLAAFGYVVVTIWTALSYYQTQQFNATGIVIIAIWCLSTICNLTAMAWACEALRRERRKTKISVNMIVMDYSLPKTMRVQAKAFMELIEAWPLRICIYDIFSIDITLLLKFISVSTTYLIVLIQIYHLI; from the coding sequence ATGGAGCCTATAGACAAAACTGAAATAAGAAATAGAGCTGCTAAAATCCTGCATACTTTAAAACCTATAACGATATTCGAAAACCTCTAtggaatatttaaattcaatcttGTAAATGGAGTCTTGCGGCCACCCAATTGGAAATTGAAAACTGTTGCAGTGATCTACATGTCCATATTCTGTTATTTATATGTTGTTAAACACTATAGTGATCAGTTTGTCGAGAGCACAACAAAATGGAGTAGAGAGTACATTATGAAGCAGGTGCCTGCCTGGTTTGTGCTCATCCAATACGTTGTCTCGTGTCTCAAAGCGACCTTCCCAGACAAGTCCAAATCAGATATACACATCATAAAAACATTTGCAGAATTGGACTGTTTGCTGCATTTTGAAACTTTAAATAGATTTTACGCGAAATCACGTTCTCGAACAAATATACTCGTATTATTTCtacttatttatcatttattaaattttgttttagacatTTTCAGTGACTACGATTACCCGAGAGTATTTCTCGAAGCTCACATCTATTTAGTTCAAAAACTACAAATTGTTGGCTTTTTTAGACTAATGTCTATGGTAACGCAAAGGTTGGACATCATTAATGGGTGTTTGAATAAATTTATCCTCGAACAAGAACGGGCAAATACGACAGTTTTCAGTATCACTGAAAGGCAAAAAAGAATGAAGgacaagtttaattttattggacATCCTTCAGAAAGCAACGTGCAGATACGAAACTTGGCGTTGATGTACAACATTATTGGGAAGCAATGCTGCATGATCAATGAACTTCACAACTTTAAATTCTTCATGATTCTCCTGGCTGCGTTTGGTTACGTAGTTGTCACTATCTGGACGGCACTGTCGTACTACCAGACACAACAATTTAATGCTACCGGCATCGTCATCATAGCAATTTGGTGTTTGAGTACGATTTGCAATTTGACGGCTATGGCATGGGCTTGTGAAGCATTGCGTCGAGAACGCAGAAAAACGAAAATTTCAGTAAATATGATAGTAATGGACTATAGTCTGCCGAAAACTATGAGGGTGCAAGCGAAAGCATTCATGGAACTCATAGAAGCCTGGCCGTTACGTATCTGCATCTATGATATATTCTCTATAGATATTACCTTATTGTTAAAGTTTATTAGCGTGTCTACAACCTATTTAATTGTCCTTATTCAAATATATCATTTAATTTAG
- the LOC110372646 gene encoding uncharacterized protein LOC110372646, protein MDDDKEQDNESNTVKDDVKTDENPKKNMVEIINGMKTELIFEYCCGIYRYQLVDGELRRANWKRKALGTLIILIYTIVFFWFLFMDPDDDDLHFFMSTIEELPSVVVLFQYVSSVIANNFIFNSKSIRVITLLAEVDTMLQVEKFADFYKKISFRLNKVVIFLIISHIVNTAMNFCSVQDVAWGITVLPLYFIQRVEIFIFCGAVYMLKCRVKIINNYLKEFIQKQDKKSVTVFTVGKAKPKPDTTLNYIGRPSIRNAKIRDLATAYDNIGEICSMITDVYNFQVFLTLVSTFSYIVITIWTSLNFYRKRDYRIRQLINVMIWCFNMIFNVAAMSFTCERLLVARTETRTLVNKVIMNYDLPKTMRVQAKAFMELVEAWPLRIYVYDMFSIDITLMLKFISVATTYLIVIIQISHFL, encoded by the coding sequence ATGGACGATGATAAGGAACAAGATAATGAATCAAATACTGTTAAGGATGATGTTAAGACGGACGAAAATCCAAAAAAGAATATGGTTGAAATAATAAACGGCATGAAAACCGAATTAATCTTCGAATACTGCTGTGGCATCTACAGATACCAACTCGTTGACGGAGAGTTACGTCGAGCGAATTGGAAGAGGAAAGCGCTAGGAACTTTAATCATTTTAATCTACACTATTGTATTTTTCTGGTTTCTCTTCATGGATCCTGACGACGATGATTTACATTTCTTTATGAGCACCATCGAAGAACTTCCTTCTGTTGTAGTGCTCTTTCAATACGTTTCTTCAGTGATCgccaacaattttatttttaactccaAGAGTATTCGTGTGATTACCTTACTTGCAGAAGTTGACACGATGCTGCAAGTGGAGAAGTTTGCAGATTTCTATAAGAAAATCAGTTTTCGTCTCAATAAAGTGGTCATATTCTTGATTATATCACATATTGTTAATACTGCAATGAATTTCTGTAGTGTACAAGACGTCGCCTGGGGAATTACCGTTTTACCTTTATACTTTATTCAAAGAGTCGAAATCTTTATTTTCTGTGGAGCCGTGTATATGCTTAAATGCAGAGTGAAGATCatcaataattatttgaaagaatttatacaaaaacaagATAAGAAGAGCGTTACGGTTTTCACGGTAGGAAAAGCTAAACCGAAACCCGACACAACACTAAATTACATCGGCCGTCCTTCAATAAGGAATGCAAAAATAAGAGATTTGGCTACAGCCTACGATAACATCGGCGAAATATGTTCTATGATAACAGACGTTTATAACTTCCAAGTATTCTTGACTCTTGTATCTACATTTTCCTACATTGTCATAACTATATGGACGTCTCTAAATTTCTACCGCAAACGTGATTATCGTATAAGGCAATTAATAAACGTTATGATTTGGTGTTTTAATATGATCTTCAATGTAGCTGCTATGTCGTTTACTTGCGAGAGATTGCTTGTTGCTCGTACTGAGACTAGAACACTGGTGAACAAGGTAATAATGAACTATGATCTGCCGAAGACGATGAGAGTGCAAGCTAAGGCGTTCATGGAACTGGTGGAGGCCTGGCCGCTACGTATCTACGTATACGATATGTTCTCCATAGATATTACGTTGATGTTGAAGTTTATAAGCGTTGCAACgacttatttaattgttatcatTCAAATATCTCATTTCctctga